The nucleotide window TATACAGGGCGTCAAAAAAGGAGCAAATGAACTTGGGTTAAAAGATATTTCTATTACAGGGAGTACGGAAAGTAATTTTATGATGCTGCAGTCGGCAGTGGGATTAATGGTCCTGGGACGGAAAGGTTTGAATAAAAAGTCAGAGTTGTTATTCTCTGGCAATTGGACTTTTGCCGTAATAGGCTTACCTTTAGTTGGTCCTGAAGTGATGGCACAGAATGATGAAATCGTTCCACTTTCAGTCTTTCAAGAGATCAATCAGCTAAATGAAGTGTTGATTTGGCCTGTTGGTTCGAAAGGCATATTATCCGAATTGAATCAGATATTTATCAATAAACAGTTTACCGCTGAAAAGATCGTCGCAAATGTCGATCTTTTAAAATCATCAGGTCCGGCTACCTGCTTTATCGTTGTTTATGATGCCGATCATGATGAAAAGGTAAGGAGAATAGCCGGGGATTACTTCCATTCTTTAAAAATAAAATAGCACGCAGCGATTGCGTGCTATTCTTTCATTCCTTTCACTTTTTCCACTATTGAATCAATCCCTTTGCCAATCGTATAAAATGCCTTTTCCAAGGCATTCTTCCATCCTGGGGCTTGTTCTTTTATCACTGATCCTATTTTTTTGGCATTTTCATTTAATTCTTTGCCAATCTCTTTTGCCTGATCATGGATGCTTTTATCTGGTGCTGCCTCGCCGGCAAGCTGAGCATTAATCGATGTCACGTCAAAGCTTTCCTTTGGAAGGAGTGGCAATGTTTCCCTCATGATTTCTTTGAAAATCGGTACCACATTAGAAGAACTTGAACTTGGCAGATAATGTTCTCGGTCTGTTTGATCGTAGCCAATCCAGATAGCGCCCACAATGTTTGGGGTATAGCCGACCATCCACTGATCCTTTGTTCCATTCACATCCCCAAATGGGAGCTGGGTTGATCCTGTTTTTCCGGCAATCTCCATATGTGGAATATGTGCATTCTTCCCAGTTCCAGATTCTACTACATTTAGCAGCATGGATGTCATTTCATCTGCTACCTTTTTAGAAGTAACCTTGGTTGTTTTCGCTTCCCGTTCGGCGATGGTTTTCCCGGTTGGACCAACGATTTTAGTAATTAAGTGGTGATCCTGGCGTTTCCCACCATTTGCAAAGGTCGAAAAAGCATTTGCCATTTGCAGCGGGGAAACCCCTTTACTCATGCCGCCAAGGGCAATGGCCAGATTTTTGTCTTCCTTCACTGTGGGAATGCCAAAACGTTTTAACGAATCTATGCCTTTATTCAAGCCTATTTCATTTAACAACCATACGGCCGGAACATTTAGCGACTCTTCAAGCGCTTTATAAAGTTGAACCTTTCCTTGAAATGTTTTCGTAAAATTCTCTGGTTTGTAATTTCCAAAGGACGTTGGTTCATCGACAAGCTCGGAAGAATAAGTGTAGCCGTTTTCAAGGGCAGGTGTATAGACAGCAAGCGGTTTAATCGCTGACCCTGGCTGAGCCTGTAGCTGGGTCGCCCTGTTAAAACCGCGGAACACATGCTCACCCCTGCCGCCGACAAGTGCTCTAACACCGCCTGTGGCCGGATCCATTAGTACAGATCCGCTTTGGACTAAAGTATTTCCTTTTCCACTTGGGAACAAGGAGTCGTTACTATAGACTTTTTCAAGTTGTGCTTGCAGGTTTTGATCCATTTCTGTATAGATGCGATACCCTCTTGTTAAAATCTCTTCTTGGGTGAGTCCATATTTAGAAATAGCTTCGTTTAAAACAGCATCCACATAATAGGGATATTTTCGCTCCACAAAGCTGCCGCCGCCATCCTGCAGCCGAATTTTTTCTTTTTTCGCTGTGTTGTATTCTTGGGAAGAAATAAAGCCAAGCTCCTTCATTTTTCCTAAAACAACGTTGCGTCGTTTCATGGCTAGGTCATAGTTATTATAAGGATTAAGGTAATTTGGTGCATGCAGGAGTCCAGCTAACATCGCTGCCTCACTGATCGACACATCTTTAATGTCCTTATTAAAATATTTTTTCGAGGCACTACTGATACCCCAGGAGTTGCTGCCGAAATAAACCTGGTTGATATACATTTGTAAAATTTCAGCTTTGCTGTAAACCTTCTCAATTTTTACCGCTAAAAATAATTCTTCTGCTTTTCGCTTATAGGTGCGTTCAGGTGAAAGAAGGGCATTTTTGGTCAACTGCTGCGTTAACGTGCTGCCGCCTCCAGTCACCCTTCCGGCAAACAAATTGCTGAAAAAAGCACGGGCAATTCCCTTTACATCAAAACCGCTATGTTCATAAAAACGCTCGTCTTCAATTGCGACAACGGCATGTGGAACATATTTCGGCAACTCCTCGATTTTTACCCCTTTTGTCCGATTGGTGGCAACATTACTTGCCACCTTGCCAGTATGGTCATAGATAACTGTAGGCTGGCTAAGACCTTCTTTCAATGATTCTACATTCGCCCTTGTTGCCAGCCAGCCGAAATAGAGGATGGTACCTAATACAACAACAAGGAGTAGTAATAAGATAATTTGTGTTAGATGACTCTTTTTCCAGAAACGAACGATCATGTCCCGAAAAGGGTGTAATTTCTCCATGTTATCTCCTGACTATTAAATAGAAATTTTCGCTTCATCTATTATAAATTTTCTAGTAAAAAAACACCAATAAAACTGTTTTTTTTCATCTATTGAAAAATGTTTTTGAGGGATTTAAAAAAACTGTAGGGGTCCAGGCAATTTGTTACGTCTAATAGTGTGAAGTGATTGGGAGCAGGAGGAAAAAATGATTACATTAAAAAACTTACGTCATGATTTTGTCATTGGAAAAAAAGGAAGACAAACGATTATTCCGGTACTAAGAGATATTTCTTTCACTGTTGAAAAGGGAGAAATTGTTACCATTGTTGGCAGAAGCGGGTCAGGGAAATCAACACTTCTAAATCTAGTAAGCGGTTTTATCCATCCAAAAGCGGGTGAAATTTGGATTAGGGGCGAAAAGGTAACGGATCTAAATGAAACGAAATTTGCAGATTTTCGGATAAAAAATCTGGGCTTTATTTTTCAAAGCTTTCAATTGATTCCAAGTATGACCGCCTTTCAAAATGTTGAACTCCCGTTGATCTTAAAAGGGGTTAACGAGATGGAAAGAAAAATACAAACTGAAGTGATGCTGGCGAAAGTGGGGTTACTAGATTATCAGGATCATTACCCTGGAGAATTATCGGGTGGTCAGCAGCAGCGCGTCAGTATCGCACGTGCCTTAATTGTGAATCCACCGATTATTCTTGCCGATGAACCGACGGGGAGTCTTGATAGTGAAACAGAGGAAGAATTGCTAGACTTCATTCGGGAACTGAACCGGGATTTAGGTATTACATTTTTAATCATTACTCATGATGATAAGGTGGCAGATATCGGGAGCCGCAAGATTGAATTAAGGGATGGCCGCATTGTTGAGGAGGTGCTGGCATGAAGGTAAAAGACCAATTCCGTTTCGTCCGTCAAAATATGAAGAAAAATAGAACGAGAGTGTTTATGACAATTCTCGCTACTGCTATGGGCTGTGCGTTCCTGATTGTTCTCGCCTCCGTCGGCTTTGGTTTACAGAAATCGGTAGTGAAGGAAATTACCGAGCGTAGGGTAATAACGCAAATTGATGTCCATGGCCAAGAATTAAATGATCAAGGCGGGTTTCGTCCTTTAAACGATAAGGATGTCCGCAAATTTGAGAAGCTAAAGGATGTAAAAGCTGTTACCAGACGAAAAATGCTCCAGCAGGGCGGTACCTATACGATAGGGAATTATCAAGAACAAACGGAAACGTATGTAGCAAATTTTCCATCAGAGGTGAAAGCAGGGTTTGAACTATCAAAGGGACGTTTGCCCAAAAGTCAAGATGAAATCGTGGTTGGCTATAATTTCCCGCTTAATCTAGCTCAAAAAGATGCTCCGGATGATATGTATGATGAAAAGGGGGAAATAAAAGCGGAGTACCGTTATACGGGTAAGATAATTGGCGAAAAGATTGAATTAACGGTCCTACAATATAAAGAAGGCAAACAACAGGAAAGAATAATTCCTTTGACAGTGGTCGGCATTTCAAAGAAGCCAACGAAGGTTTGGGCCGAGGATCGAAGTATCTTTATTTCCGAACAAACGTTAAAGGAGATTGAGGCTTTTACGGGGACGCCTAAAGGGTACCTGTTAGATGCGAATAGTGAAGTTCCGAAGGATTTAACTACGCAGAAGAATTCTTATGATGATGTCAAGATTTATGCGAAAAATATGGAGGCCGTGCAAAGTATTTCTGATCAACTAACAAAGGAAAAATATGCGACCTATTCCGTTGTGAATGAATTGAAGGAAGTGAATATGGTCTTTTTGATCGCAAAAGCCGGGCTGATTTTTATCGGAACGATTGCCATTCTCATTGCTTCAATTGGTATCTATAATACGATGACCATGGCAGTAACGGAAAGGTCAC belongs to Neobacillus sp. OS1-2 and includes:
- a CDS encoding AIR synthase related protein, whose amino-acid sequence is MRDILTLPINAEDSLIIACDNSGGIGMKEQDVVQVPYETVAYYSFRVAVMECMAAGGQPLSVVLNNFCGNEPWEELIQGVKKGANELGLKDISITGSTESNFMMLQSAVGLMVLGRKGLNKKSELLFSGNWTFAVIGLPLVGPEVMAQNDEIVPLSVFQEINQLNEVLIWPVGSKGILSELNQIFINKQFTAEKIVANVDLLKSSGPATCFIVVYDADHDEKVRRIAGDYFHSLKIK
- a CDS encoding penicillin-binding protein 1A, with the translated sequence MEKLHPFRDMIVRFWKKSHLTQIILLLLLVVVLGTILYFGWLATRANVESLKEGLSQPTVIYDHTGKVASNVATNRTKGVKIEELPKYVPHAVVAIEDERFYEHSGFDVKGIARAFFSNLFAGRVTGGGSTLTQQLTKNALLSPERTYKRKAEELFLAVKIEKVYSKAEILQMYINQVYFGSNSWGISSASKKYFNKDIKDVSISEAAMLAGLLHAPNYLNPYNNYDLAMKRRNVVLGKMKELGFISSQEYNTAKKEKIRLQDGGGSFVERKYPYYVDAVLNEAISKYGLTQEEILTRGYRIYTEMDQNLQAQLEKVYSNDSLFPSGKGNTLVQSGSVLMDPATGGVRALVGGRGEHVFRGFNRATQLQAQPGSAIKPLAVYTPALENGYTYSSELVDEPTSFGNYKPENFTKTFQGKVQLYKALEESLNVPAVWLLNEIGLNKGIDSLKRFGIPTVKEDKNLAIALGGMSKGVSPLQMANAFSTFANGGKRQDHHLITKIVGPTGKTIAEREAKTTKVTSKKVADEMTSMLLNVVESGTGKNAHIPHMEIAGKTGSTQLPFGDVNGTKDQWMVGYTPNIVGAIWIGYDQTDREHYLPSSSSSNVVPIFKEIMRETLPLLPKESFDVTSINAQLAGEAAPDKSIHDQAKEIGKELNENAKKIGSVIKEQAPGWKNALEKAFYTIGKGIDSIVEKVKGMKE
- a CDS encoding ABC transporter ATP-binding protein translates to MITLKNLRHDFVIGKKGRQTIIPVLRDISFTVEKGEIVTIVGRSGSGKSTLLNLVSGFIHPKAGEIWIRGEKVTDLNETKFADFRIKNLGFIFQSFQLIPSMTAFQNVELPLILKGVNEMERKIQTEVMLAKVGLLDYQDHYPGELSGGQQQRVSIARALIVNPPIILADEPTGSLDSETEEELLDFIRELNRDLGITFLIITHDDKVADIGSRKIELRDGRIVEEVLA
- a CDS encoding FtsX-like permease family protein, with translation MKVKDQFRFVRQNMKKNRTRVFMTILATAMGCAFLIVLASVGFGLQKSVVKEITERRVITQIDVHGQELNDQGGFRPLNDKDVRKFEKLKDVKAVTRRKMLQQGGTYTIGNYQEQTETYVANFPSEVKAGFELSKGRLPKSQDEIVVGYNFPLNLAQKDAPDDMYDEKGEIKAEYRYTGKIIGEKIELTVLQYKEGKQQERIIPLTVVGISKKPTKVWAEDRSIFISEQTLKEIEAFTGTPKGYLLDANSEVPKDLTTQKNSYDDVKIYAKNMEAVQSISDQLTKEKYATYSVVNELKEVNMVFLIAKAGLIFIGTIAILIASIGIYNTMTMAVTERSPDIGIMKAIGASPKTIKRIFLLESSYIGLIGAVIGTIVSYGISFAVNFAIPLIIKQAFGQETEMDIIFSEIPLVLPIICVVICFAVTILSGYRPAQRATKVDVLKAMRREV